CAGGCTCTGGGCGTCGGCCAGGGCTTCTTGCAAACGGGTGGTGAACTTGTCGGCACGCATGGGATTCCTCCTGGAATGCCGACTATCTGGGCCCGACCCCGCTCAATTCAAGCCCTGCCCCTTGATGTCGGTCAAAGGCTGCGTGCCAGCCACCAACCCAGGGCCGCTGCCAGCAGTGCCCCCACCACGTGGGCCAGGCTGTGCGCCAGCGCCCAGCCCCAGGCACCGCGCTGCAGCAGTTGAAGGCTCTCGGCCGAGAAGGCACTGAAGGTCGTCAACCCGCCCAGAAAGCCGGTGACCAGCGCCAGGCGCCACAGCGCCTGATCAGGTCGGGCCAAGAAGACCAGGCTGGCGCCGATCAAAAAGCCGCCCACCCCATTCACCAGCAGCGTGCCCAGCGGGAACCCGGCCCAGCGTGCGTTGAGCCAGAGACCGATCTGCCAGCGCGCCAACGCTCCCAGGGCCGCGCCGCCGGCCACGGCCAGGGCCTCCTTCACGTGGCGTTGCCCGCGTGAATGCCCCAGCGCGCCAGCGCGGCGTCGTCGGCCTCGCGGGCGTCGACCCAACGGGCTCCCGCAGGCCCGTGCTCCTTCTTCCAGAACGGGGCCTGGGTCTTGAGGTAGTCGATCAGAAAGGCGCAACCGTCCAGCGCGGCCTGGCGGTGGGCGCTGGCAGTCAGCACATAGACGATGGGCTCACCCACCTCAAGACGCCCCACGCGATGCCAGACCTCGGCGTGCTGCAGACCAAACCGGGGCACGGCCTGGTCGATCATGGCCTGGATGGCCGCCTCGGTCATGCCCGGGTAGTGCTCCAGCTCCAAGGCTTGCAAGCCGCCCTCGGGCAGATCGCGCACCACGCCCAAAAAACTGGCGATGGCACCCACCTCGGCGGCCAGTCCGTGCCGCCAGGCGGCATTCAGATCGAGGGGTTGGCTACAAATATGGACGGGCATGTCGAAATTGTGTCACCCAGCTTGCGCAGCCCCCTGCACAATGGTCGTCAGAAGTTCCCTTTCGAGGTCCTCATGACCACGCTCAACCCGACCTCTCTGATCCGTTTCGCCGCCGCCCACCGGGACCACCGCAATATTGCGTTGCACTGCTGGGGGGTGCCCATGGTGCTGGCAGGTTTGGCATTGCTGCTGCAGGACGCCACCCAACTGGGCTGGGCCCTGGCCTTTGTGGCCTCGGGGTCCTTGCTGCAAACCGTGGGCCACTGGTATGAAGGTCGCCGCCCGGCGCTGGGCTTGATCAACTGGTTGCTGGCCCCCGCCTTCGTCGGGCTGCAAGGCCTGCACCGGCTCGGTCTTGCGCAGGCGCTGTGGCTGGCTGTGGAGCAAGGTGCCGGCCCACGCCGCCTGCGCGATCTGGCGCAGGCGCGCTGATCAGGTGCTCTTTGAAATCGTGATCGTGGGGAACTTGCTGGCGTAATCCTTGCCCAGCTGACCCACGGCCACCGCCACCTGGCGCGCCAGCGCCTTGTAAAGACCCGCAACCGTACCCTCGGGCTCAGCCACCACCGGCGGCGTACCCGCATCGCTTTGCTCTCGGATCGAGCGCATCAGCGGCAGGGCCCCAAGATAGCTGAGGCCAAACTGCGCCGCCATGGCCTTGCCGCCATCGGCGCCAAAGATGTGTTCCGCATGGCCGCAGTTCGGGCAGCAGAACACGGCCATGTTTTCCACCAGGCCCAGCATGGGCACGCCGACCTTCTCGAACATGCGCACGGCCTTTTTTGCATCGATCAAGGCAATGTCCTGCGGTGTGCTGACGATCAGGGCGCCGGTCACAGGCACGCGCTGTGCCAAGGTCAGCTGGATGTCGCCGGTGCCGGGCGGCAGGTCCACCACCAGATAGTCCAGATCGTCCCAGGCGGTCTGGCGCAGCAGCTGCTCCAAGGCGCCGGTGGCCATGGGGCCGCGCCAGATCATGGCCTGGTCCTCCGGCACCAGGAAGCCGATCGACATCACCTGCACCCCATGGCCCATCAGCGGCTGCATGGTCTTGCCGTCGTCGGACTGCGGCCGCCCACTGACGCCCATCATCATGGGCACCGAGGGGCCATAGATGTCGGCATCCAGCAAGCCCACGCGCGCGCCCTCGGCCTGCAGGGCCAGGGCCAAATTGGCGGCTGTGGTGCTCTTCCCCACGCCGCCCTTGCCGGAGGCCACGGCAATCAGGTTCTTTACCCCCGGCAGCGGCTGCAAGCCCCGCTGCACCGCATGGGCCACGATTCGCTGAGTGATCTGCACCTGCACCGGCGCCAGCTCTGCCAAGGCCTGGCTGACCTCAGCCTTCATGGCTGCGTGCTGGCTGGCTGCCGGGTAGGACAAAGCCAGGTCGACCCGCAGCACGCTGTCGACCTCCGCCACCTTCAGCACCTGTTTGCTGGCCACCCAGGACTGCCCGGTGCCAGGTTCAATCAGTTCAGACAACAGCTTCTGGGCGGCAAGTTCGCGTGCGGTGTTCATCGTCGGCTTCCATCAAGGGTCGGCGAGTGTAGGGGCGGCTCGCTTGTCCCGCGCACACCGGGGAAACCAATCATTTAGCCAGCAACACATGACGTTTTGCTCAATCAACATTGCGTTTCGGTGCATTTCTGTCACTTCCGCCTGACATGGAGCCCGGCGAGACTCCTAGCAACGTCGCTTCACTGCCTTGCCATGTCCACTTTCACCCCCACCCAGACCAGTCTCCAGACCCTGTTCGTCAGCGTGCCCAATATGGTCCGTCTGATCCAACGCAAAGGCCTGAGCAACTGCCTGGTGGGTGTGGCGGACCGTATCGAGCAGGAATTTCTACGCTGGGAGCAGTTCGACAAGAGCGCGCGCCTGGCCTTCCACTCGCCCGATGGCGTGGTGGAGCTGATGCCGATTGCCGACGCGCAGCAGTTCAGCTTCAAGTACGTGAACGGGCACCCCAAGAACACGCATCTGGGCCTGCCCACCGTGATGGCCTTTGGCCTGCTGGCCGATGTGGACACCGGCGCGCCCCGCTTCCTGTCGGAGCTCACCCTCACCACCGCCATCCGCACCGCTGCCATGTCGGCCCTGGCCGCTAAGAAGCTGGCCCGCCCAGGCAGCCGCCGCATGGCCCTGATCGGCAATGGCGCCCAATCTGAATTTCAAGCCCTGGCCTTCCGCGACATCGTGGGCGTGCGCG
Above is a window of Inhella inkyongensis DNA encoding:
- a CDS encoding molybdenum cofactor biosynthesis protein MoaE encodes the protein MPVHICSQPLDLNAAWRHGLAAEVGAIASFLGVVRDLPEGGLQALELEHYPGMTEAAIQAMIDQAVPRFGLQHAEVWHRVGRLEVGEPIVYVLTASAHRQAALDGCAFLIDYLKTQAPFWKKEHGPAGARWVDAREADDAALARWGIHAGNAT
- a CDS encoding Mpo1-like protein; translation: MTTLNPTSLIRFAAAHRDHRNIALHCWGVPMVLAGLALLLQDATQLGWALAFVASGSLLQTVGHWYEGRRPALGLINWLLAPAFVGLQGLHRLGLAQALWLAVEQGAGPRRLRDLAQAR
- the crcB gene encoding fluoride efflux transporter CrcB — protein: MKEALAVAGGAALGALARWQIGLWLNARWAGFPLGTLLVNGVGGFLIGASLVFLARPDQALWRLALVTGFLGGLTTFSAFSAESLQLLQRGAWGWALAHSLAHVVGALLAAALGWWLARSL
- the apbC gene encoding iron-sulfur cluster carrier protein ApbC produces the protein MNTARELAAQKLLSELIEPGTGQSWVASKQVLKVAEVDSVLRVDLALSYPAASQHAAMKAEVSQALAELAPVQVQITQRIVAHAVQRGLQPLPGVKNLIAVASGKGGVGKSTTAANLALALQAEGARVGLLDADIYGPSVPMMMGVSGRPQSDDGKTMQPLMGHGVQVMSIGFLVPEDQAMIWRGPMATGALEQLLRQTAWDDLDYLVVDLPPGTGDIQLTLAQRVPVTGALIVSTPQDIALIDAKKAVRMFEKVGVPMLGLVENMAVFCCPNCGHAEHIFGADGGKAMAAQFGLSYLGALPLMRSIREQSDAGTPPVVAEPEGTVAGLYKALARQVAVAVGQLGKDYASKFPTITISKST